From Glycine soja cultivar W05 chromosome 4, ASM419377v2, whole genome shotgun sequence, the proteins below share one genomic window:
- the LOC114409173 gene encoding E3 ubiquitin-protein ligase WAV3-like encodes MGTGWRRAFCTRDPASTISDKHPGSPSPSPRTCTRLGFLSGGSNPSTPRLRCTTKAETASQTVTLSDSPRVQSKNTPRATKSPSVSNPTSPRSPLKLSLFKNSFKFRSSCGICLNSVKTGQGTAIYTAECGHAFHFPCIAAHVRKHGSLVCPVCKATWKDVPLLAAHKNLAPESAAKDDVVAVQRVAESPYPNANDKKPTENNNASPVFKTYNNHVEPPSKHSDSTRSYDDDEPLLSPTSGGRIIPIPEADENAEDDEDEDPGEFQGFFVNPKNSSSSKSYSDSLQTSDGDSRTVQVKLMPECAVISASRTHETYALVLKVKAPPPPPPSRSSGGPSQRAPIDLVTVLDVGGSMIGAKLHMLKRAMRLVISSLGPADRLSIVAFSATSKRLLPLRRMTRQGQRVARRIVDRLMIGQGSSMGDALRKATRVLEDRRERNPVASVMLLSDGQEERVQNQRGNNNNNQRKASSHVSSTRFAHIEIPVHAFGFGAKSGYSQEPGEDAFAKCVGGLLSVVVQDLRIQVGFESESSVEISAIYSCSGRPTLMSSGAVRLGDLYAEEERELLVELRIPASSGTGAHHHVMTVRCLYKDPATQEIVYGREQGLLVPPPQSVRCSGTRIQRLRNLFITTRAIAESRRLVEHSADFTSAHHLLASARVLLMQSNSASAEEYVRGLEAELAELHWRRQHEQMQMQIQQQQMMQQRRRGSEREVMALVDENGEPLTPTSAWRAAEKLAKMAMMKKSLNRVSDLHGFENARF; translated from the exons ATGGGTACTGGTTGGAGAAGAGCCTTCTGCACCCGCGACCCTGCATCTACCATATCGGATAAACATCCCGGAAGCCCAAGCCCGAGCCCAAGAACCTGCACTCGATTGGGTTTTCTCTCCGGTGGTAGCAACCCTTCCACCCCACGCTTGCGTTGCACAACAAAAGCGGAAACTGCTTCTCAAACAGTTACATTAAGTGATAGTCCCAGAGTTCAAAGCAAGAACACCCCCAGAGCAACGAAATCACCATCAGTCTCAAATCCAACTTCTCCACGCTCCCCTCTCAAGCTCTCCCTCTTCAAGAACAGCTTCAAATTCAGG AGTAGCTGTGGAATTTGCTTGAACAGCGTGAAGACAGGACAGGGTACGGCGATATACACAGCGGAATGCGGTCACGCGTTTCATTTCCCGTGCATCGCAGCGCATGTACGCAAGCATGGAAGCTTGGTGTGCCCTGTTTGCAAGGCCACGTGGAAAGATGTGCCTCTACTCGCGGCGCACAAGAACCTCGCGCCAGAATCCGCCGCAAAAGACGACGTCGTCGCCGTCCAGAGGGTCGCAGAAAGTCCTTACCCCAATGCCAACGACAAAAAGCCAACAGAGAATAATAATGCCTCCCCCGTTTTCAAAACCTACAACAACCACGTGGAGCCACCATCGAAGCATTCCGATTCAACCAGGTCCTACGACGACGACGAGCCACTCCTCTCTCCCACCTCCGGCGGCCGGATTATTCCAATTCCCGAAGCCGACGAGAATGCCGAAGACGACGAGGATGAAGACCCCGGCGAGTTCCAGGGCTTCTTCGTCAATCCCAAAAACTCATCCTCGTCGAAATCCTACTCCGATTCGTTGCAAACCAGTGACGGAGATTCCAGAACCGTTCAGGTGAAACTGATGCCGGAGTGCGCTGTCATCTCAGCTTCCCGAACACACGAGACCTACGCGTTGGTCTTAAAAGTGAAGGCtccaccgccgccacctcctTCTCGGAGCAGCGGCGGGCCGTCACAGCGAGCGCCAATAGATCTGGTCACCGTTCTGGACGTTGGCGGAAGCATGATCGGCGCGAAGCTTCACATGCTAAAGCGCGCGATGCGTTTGGTCATCTCATCCCTTGGCCCCGCCGACAGGCTTTCCATCGTGGCTTTCTCAGCCACCTCCAAACGGCTCTTACCTTTAAGAAGAATGACACGTCAAGGTCAGCGCGTGGCTCGTCGCATCGTTGACCGGCTCATGATCGGTCAAGGCTCCAGCATGGGCGATGCATTGAGGAAAGCCACCAGAGTGTTAGAAGATCGCAGAGAAAGAAACCCGGTGGCCAGCGTCATGCTCTTATCAGACGGTCAAGAAGAGAGGGTTCAAAATCAAAggggtaataataataataatcagaGGAAGGCATCGAGCCACGTGTCATCGACGCGGTTCGCGCATATCGAGATTCCGGTTCACGCGTTTGGGTTTGGGGCGAAGAGTGGTTACAGCCAGGAACCGGGGGAAGACGCATTTGCCAAGTGCGTGGGGGGACTTTTGAGCGTGGTGGTTCAAGACTTGAGGATTCAAGTAGGGTTTGAATCAGAGTCTTCAGTTGAGATCAGCGCGATTTACTCGTGCAGTGGAAGGCCCACGCTCATGAGCTCAGGGGCGGTGCGGCTCGGCGATTTGTACGCGGAGGAAGAGAGGGAGCTCTTGGTGGAGTTGAGAATTCCGGCGTCGTCTGGAACTGGGGCCCACCACCACGTGATGACGGTACGGTGCCTGTATAAAGACCCTGCCACGCAGGAGATCGTATACGGTAGGGAGCAGGGGCTTCTGGTGCCGCCGCCTCAGAGCGTGCGTTGCTCCGGTACAAGGATTCAGAGGCTCAGGAATCTCTTCATAACCACCAGAGCCATTGCAGAGTCTAGGAGGCTCGTTGAGCATAGCGCTGACTTCACCAGCGCTCATCATTTGCTTGCCTCGGCGCGTGTGCTTCTCATGCAGTCTAATTCGGCTTCGGCTGAGGAGTATGTGCGCGGCTTGGAGGCTGAGCTGGCAGAGCTTCATTGGAGGAGACAGCATGAGCAGATGCAGATGCAGATTCAGCAGCAGCAAATGATGCAACAGCGGAGAAGAGGGAGCGAGAGAGAGGTGATGGCGCTGGTGGACGAGAATGGCGAGCCGCTTACGCCCACGTCGGCTTGGAGAGCCGCTGAGAAGCTGGCTAAGATGGCAATGATGAAGAAGTCTTTGAATAGAGTCAGCGACTTGCACGGCTTCGAAAACGCTaggttttaa